One part of the Girardinichthys multiradiatus isolate DD_20200921_A chromosome 10, DD_fGirMul_XY1, whole genome shotgun sequence genome encodes these proteins:
- the aatkb gene encoding serine/threonine-protein kinase LMTK1 isoform X4 yields the protein MHFLEEAQPSRTLQHPALLQCLAQCTEVTPYLLVMEFCPLGDVKGYLRSCRSNEAITPEPLILQRMACDITSGLLHMHKHSFTHSDLALRNCLLSADISVKIGDYGLAHTKYKEDFYVTSDQMYVPLRWIAPELVDEVHGNLLIGDQTQQSNIWSLGVTIWELFELGNQPYRHYSDRQVLTYAVREQQLRLPKPLLRVPLAERWYEVMQFCWLKPDQRPNAEEVHLLLSYLCAKGASEAEEDFERRWNSLRPNPGFSSNQTTSTMARDQPPSSSSSFPLLEQFASGDGYHSESGDDILTVTETSHGLNFEYKWEQAGADASYIAQESPSMCAHTNRHCPEVFYPPGGIVGGCPMESLSHGVSPPYYQQKHLHPPSVLPVLSAHSPSVSSEYYIRIEEPVDCNMDPDYNMCSYSPDFQGSSGSFLTGSADSGECMACPSQTKNMGPYWSAEIHKSDPYDSNDSSPAISLTMEPLLGQISDSSPLRPWESSHYVSYKDRDGGYYYEHSPPLEIDPYLIGSEHSSEHHQESWGSRSLRQALGELENPLGISPSVNSLPEQAYTESYLDTSQTSLLGKNMMGGYYDMMGSLRKTMPSHTRHNSHSVNINMKTRGALFVGQRDSDSEEEEEDIFIERHTCNTWPSKHRHSSAGHHRRASHSCRQDSYTDFNYTMPSTDIEDTWPDQHSLAFHSLPKPIDYLEPHQAKDNSACLSLSKQDTIVPSDNCNAYIYLCHEGDTQVPPSGECCHNHFVDPLTGLLVRNNNYCYNYSHSNYITDKATDILSSEELINLSPAPGGPIVSKHALIKSDDCDRQHGNVTSDETPIKEKQEEVIKENLIMQKPPEPRKEEVTLMMTKSTPPPDNRHVMVCITDPQSELSHTADSGVDQGGSTVSLADILDCSDEDDGITDVTSGIFADEGSDLTASPAFKSLQKQVGTPDSTDSMDLPSAAGSCEGLSPASSLPSSSPKAMDSGYDTENNESPEFVPKESHETRPQPQAKLTLDSSLEEVEENHEEEDQAAPSEVQVSLGQDLVLESLQTEDPILLPLSNKTPYRDSAYFSDCENEKQSRDEERELQLKEADHHSDGEKQHMERKTTEKRKSAEEEKLKDFVVNRGLKLEVYHDPKGQTKSPPPEICLTEEHCQEEEPLDSTLIAEGILDEWPSHEESSALGDWAAEVVGAMEEALGALKEDCTSSFKEEKEMKDIKDSVEACKMEETPMKTIHKRPSGMSGEILHILPKDEVALQHTANSRRFSSSSPISPSIPQPPLPATEEQSFPAAGEEANKEDADTDSDESDEELRTYSVQEENESEEECHPVPIVLSDNSQAHKLRSLLKMPSLSAGDLEEDHKKKTVSFFDDVTVYLFDQESPTKELVEHGVPLASVGSSSGRKSQERPNVSDGSSDGNISEESAGFEWEDDFPLLPLSMSSTAADSPPPRSVTKGPEPKPVQLSRFTVSPSNVSRFSITHISDSDMDSVGGSSEDGDKE from the exons atGCATTTCCTGGAAGAAGCACAACCTTCTCG CACACTCCAGCACCCGGCTCTGCTGCAGTGCCTGGCCCAGTGCACAGAGGTCACCCCCTACCTGTTGGTCATGGAATTCTGTCCACTG GGGGATGTGAAGGGTTACCTTCGAAGCTGCAGATCTAACGAGGCGATCACCCCTGAGCCCCTGATCCTGCAGAGGATGGCCTGTGACATCACATCAGGACTGCtgcacatgcacaaacacagcTTCACTCACAG TGACCTGGCCCTGAGGAACTGCTTGCTGAGTGCTGACATTTCAGTGAAGATCGGAGATTATGGTCTGGCCCACACAAAGTATAAG GAGGATTTCTACGTGACCTCGGATCAGATGTATGTGCCACTGCGCTGGATCGCTCCTGAGCTAGTGGATGAGGTTCATGGAAACCTGCTGATAGGTGATCAGACCCAGCAGAGCAACATCTG GTCTCTTGGTGTGACTATCTGGGAGCTGTTTGAGCTGGGAAACCAGCCCTACAGACACTACTCTGACAGACAGGTCCTGACATATGCTGTAAGAGAGCAGCAACTGCGACTACCCAAGCCGCTGCTCAGAGTCCCCCTGGCTGAGCGCTG GTATGAAGTGATGCAATTCTGCTGGCTCAAACCTGACCAGAGACCCAATGCAGAGGAAGTGCACCTGTTGCTCAGCTATCTTTGTGCAAAAGGGGCCAGCGAGGCCGAAGAGGACTTCGAGAGGCGCTGGAACTCTTTGCGTCCTAATCCTGGATTCAGCAGCAACCAAACCACCTCGACGATGGCTAGAGACCAACCCCCATCAAGCTCCTCTTCTTTCCCTCTGCTAGAGCAGTTTGCATCTGGTGATGGATACCATTCAGAGTCTGGAGATGACATACTGACAGTCACAGAGACCAGCCACGGCCTGAACTTTGAGTACAAGTGGGAGCAAGCTGGAGCAGATGCATCCTATATAGCCCAAGAGTCCCCAAGTATGTGTGCTCACACCAACCGTCATTGTCCAGAAGTATTTTATCCACCAGGGGGCATTGTTGGAGGATGTCCTATGGAGAGCCTGAGTCATGGAGTTTCTCCTCCTTACTATCAACAAAAACACTTGCATCCACCCAGTGTGCTCCCTGTCCTCAGTGCCCATAGCCCCTCAGTAAGCAGTGAATATTATATCCGTATTGAGGAGCCCGTGGACTGTAACATGGATCCAGATTACAACATGTGCTCCTACAGCCCAGACTTTCAGGGCAGCAGTGGGAGCTTCCTGACTGGTAGTGCAGACTCTGGTGAATGCATGGCCTGCCcatcacaaacaaaaaacatgggtCCCTATTGGTCTGCGGaaatccacaaatctgacccGTATGACTCGAATGACTCGAGTCCAGCCATCTCCTTGACAATGGAGCCACTTTTAGGTCAAATTTCAGACAGCAGCCCCCTTCGACCATGGGAATCAAGTCATTATGTGTCCTATAAAGACAGAGACGGGGGCTACTACTATGAGCACTCCCCTCCTTTAGAAATAGATCCCTATCTGATTGGAAGTGAGCATTCTAGCGAGCATCATCAAGAAAGCTGGGGGTCTAGAAGCCTTCGTCAGGCTTTAGGAGAACTGGAGAACCCTCTTGGTATATCCCCTTCTGTAAACAGTCTACCTGAACAGGCTTACACTGAGTCTTACCTGGACACCAGTCAGACCTCCCTCTTAGGGAAGAACATGATGGGGGGTTACTATGACATGATGGGCTCTCTAAGGAAGACCATGCCCAGCCACACGAGGCACAATAGCCACTCTGTCAATATTAACATGAAGACCAGAGGAGCACTCTTCGTCGGACAAAGAGACAGCGAttcagaggaagaagaagaggacaTATTTATTGAGAGACACACTTGCAACACATGGCCTTCGAAACACCGGCACAGCAGTGCTGGCCATCACAGGCGGGCGAGCCACAGCTGCAGACAGGACTCCTACACCGACTTTAACTACACCATGCCAAGTACAGACATCGAAGACACTTGGCCGGACCAGCACAGCCTGGCTTTTCACTCTCTTCCCAAACCCATTGACTATCTAGAGCCACACCAGGCCAAAGATAACAGTGCTTGCCTTAGTCTGAGTAAACAGGACACCATTGTGCCCTCAGACAACTGCAATGCCTACATCTACCTGTGCCACGAAGGGGACACTCAGGTGCCACCATCTGGAGAGTGCTGCCACAACCATTTTGTTGACCCACTCACTGGTTTGTTAGTGAGAAACAACAACTACTGTTACAACTACAGTCACAGCAACTACATTACAGATAAGGCCACTGATATTCTCAGCAGTGAGGAGTTGATCAATCTATCACCGGCTCCTGGGGGTCCCATTGTTTCCAAACATGCTTTGATAAAGTCTGACGACTGTGACAGGCAGCATGGTAATGTTACATCTGATGAAACACCAATTAAGGAGAAGCAAGAGGAAGTTATCAAAGAAAATCTGATCATGCAGAAACCACCAGAGCCTAGAAAAGAAGAGGTAACTCTGATGATGACCAAAAGTACTCCTCCTCCTGACAACAGGCACGTGATGGTTTGCATTACAGATCCACAGTCAGAGCTGAGCCACACAGCTGACAGCGGTGTGGACCAAGGTGGCTCCACTGTAAGCCTCGCTGACATCCTCGACTGCAGCGACGAAGATGACGGCATAACAGACGTCACTTCAGGCATCTTTGCAGATGAGGGCAGTGATTTGACCGCATCTCCGGCTTTCAAATCTTTGCAGAAACAAGTAGGAACTCCTGATTCCACGGACTCAATGgatcttccatctgctgctggatCTTGTGAAGGACTCAGCCCTGCATCCTCCCTACCATCCAGCTCACCTAAAGCCATGGACAGTGGTTATGATACAGAGAATAATGAGAGTCCTGAGTTTGTCCCCAAAGAATCCCATGAAACCCGACCACAACCTCAGGCGAAGCTTACCCTGGATTccagtctggaggaagttgAGGAGAACCATGAGGAAGAGGATCAAGCAGCCCCATCAGAGGTTCAAGTATCGTTGGGTCAAGACTTGGTTTTGGAAAGCTTGCAGACAGAAGACCCCATTCTTTTACCACTGAGTAACAAGACTCCTTACAGAGACTCTGCCTACTTTTCAGATTGTGAGAATGAAAAGCAAAGTCGGGATGAGGAGAGGGAACTTCAGCTGAAAGAAGCGGATCATCACAGTGATGGTGAGAAACAGCACATGGAGAGAAAAACGACGGAGAAAAGGAAAAGTGCAGAGGAGGAAAAACTAAAAGATTTTGTGGTGAACAGAGGCCTAAAACTTGAAGTGTACCATGATCCAAAAGGCCAAACAAAATCTCCTCCTCCAGAGATATGCTTGACAGAGGAGCACTGCCAGGAAGAGGAACCTTTAGATTCAACCTTAATTGCCGAGGGGATACTTGATGAATGGCCATCCCATGAAGAGAGTTCAGCCTTGGGGGACTGGGCAGCTGAGGTGGTGGGGGCCATGGAGGAAGCTCTTGGTGCCCTTAAAGAAGACTGTACCTCCAGCTTTaaggaagagaaagaaatgaAGGACATAAAAGATTCTGTTGAGGCTTGCAAGATGGAGGAAACACCAATGAAAACAATTCACAAAAGGCCGTCAGGGATGTCTGGCGAAATCTTGCACATCTTACCCAAAGATGAGGTGGCGCTGCAGCACACAGCTAATAGCAGGCGGTTCTCTTCTTCCTCACcaatctctccatccatcccacAACCTCCACTTCCCGCAACAGAAGAGCAATCATTTCCCGCTGCCGGTGAGGAGGCCAACAAGGAGGACGCTGATACAGACAGCGACGAGTCAGATGAGGAGCTGCGAACCTACAGTGTGCAAGAGGAGAACGAAAGTGAGGAAGAGTGCCACCCTGTGCCCATAGTGTTGAGCGACAACAGCCAGGCTCACAAACTGCGAAGTCTCCTCAAGATGCCATCGCTGTCTGCAGGGGACCTGGAGGAGGATCACAAGAAGAAGACAGTGTCTTTCTTTGACGATGTTACCGTCTACCTGTTTGATCAG GAGAGTCCAACTAAAGAGCTGGTTGAGCATGGCGTCCCATTAGCATCAGTGGGTTCAAGCTCTGGAAGGAAATCCCAGGAAAGGCCTAATGTCTCCGATGGTTCTTCAGATGGAAACATCTCAGAAGAGA GTGCAGGGTTTGAGTGGGAGGACGACTTTCCCCTGCTACCTCTATCAATGTCCTCAACGGCAGCCgactctcctcctcctcgctcCGTCACCAAAGGTCCGGAGCCCAAACCAGTCCAATTGTCCCGCTTCACCGTCTCCCCATCCAACGTGTCCCGGTTCTCCATCACTCACATTTCTGACTCGGATATGGACTCTGTAGGAG GAAGCAGTGAAGATGGAGACAAGGAATAA
- the aatkb gene encoding serine/threonine-protein kinase LMTK1 isoform X3 yields the protein MSTLASPASQGTPDVYILPLTEVSLPTTKQPTRSAQLLRSFELSRHSLLYLKEIGHGWFGKVLLGEVNTGLNTTQVVVKELKASASVQEQMHFLEEAQPSRTLQHPALLQCLAQCTEVTPYLLVMEFCPLGDVKGYLRSCRSNEAITPEPLILQRMACDITSGLLHMHKHSFTHSDLALRNCLLSADISVKIGDYGLAHTKYKEDFYVTSDQMYVPLRWIAPELVDEVHGNLLIGDQTQQSNIWSLGVTIWELFELGNQPYRHYSDRQVLTYAVREQQLRLPKPLLRVPLAERWYEVMQFCWLKPDQRPNAEEVHLLLSYLCAKGASEAEEDFERRWNSLRPNPGFSSNQTTSTMARDQPPSSSSSFPLLEQFASGDGYHSESGDDILTVTETSHGLNFEYKWEQAGADASYIAQESPSMCAHTNRHCPEVFYPPGGIVGGCPMESLSHGVSPPYYQQKHLHPPSVLPVLSAHSPSVSSEYYIRIEEPVDCNMDPDYNMCSYSPDFQGSSGSFLTGSADSGECMACPSQTKNMGPYWSAEIHKSDPYDSNDSSPAISLTMEPLLGQISDSSPLRPWESSHYVSYKDRDGGYYYEHSPPLEIDPYLIGSEHSSEHHQESWGSRSLRQALGELENPLGISPSVNSLPEQAYTESYLDTSQTSLLGKNMMGGYYDMMGSLRKTMPSHTRHNSHSVNINMKTRGALFVGQRDSDSEEEEEDIFIERHTCNTWPSKHRHSSAGHHRRASHSCRQDSYTDFNYTMPSTDIEDTWPDQHSLAFHSLPKPIDYLEPHQAKDNSACLSLSKQDTIVPSDNCNAYIYLCHEGDTQVPPSGECCHNHFVDPLTGLLVRNNNYCYNYSHSNYITDKATDILSSEELINLSPAPGGPIVSKHALIKSDDCDRQHGNVTSDETPIKEKQEEVIKENLIMQKPPEPRKEEVTLMMTKSTPPPDNRHVMVCITDPQSELSHTADSGVDQGGSTVSLADILDCSDEDDGITDVTSGIFADEGSDLTASPAFKSLQKQVGTPDSTDSMDLPSAAGSCEGLSPASSLPSSSPKAMDSGYDTENNESPEFVPKESHETRPQPQAKLTLDSSLEEVEENHEEEDQAAPSEVQVSLGQDLVLESLQTEDPILLPLSNKTPYRDSAYFSDCENEKQSRDEERELQLKEADHHSDGEKQHMERKTTEKRKSAEEEKLKDFVVNRGLKLEVYHDPKGQTKSPPPEICLTEEHCQEEEPLDSTLIAEGILDEWPSHEESSALGDWAAEVVGAMEEALGALKEDCTSSFKEEKEMKDIKDSVEACKMEETPMKTIHKRPSGMSGEILHILPKDEVALQHTANSRRFSSSSPISPSIPQPPLPATEEQSFPAAGEEANKEDADTDSDESDEELRTYSVQEENESEEECHPVPIVLSDNSQAHKLRSLLKMPSLSAGDLEEDHKKKTVSFFDDVTVYLFDQESPTKELVEHGVPLASVGSSSGRKSQERPNVSDGSSDGNISEESAGFEWEDDFPLLPLSMSSTAADSPPPRSVTKGPEPKPVQLSRFTVSPSNVSRFSITHISDSDMDSVGGSSEDGDKE from the exons CCCAGCTGCTGAGGTCCTTTGAACTGAGCCGCCACAGTCTGCTCTACCTGAAAGAGATCGGACATGGATGGTTCGGGAAG gttctgctGGGGGAGGTGAACACGGGCCTGAACACCACCCAGGTGGTGGTGAAGGAGCTTAAAGCCAGtgccagtgtgcaggagcagatGCATTTCCTGGAAGAAGCACAACCTTCTCG CACACTCCAGCACCCGGCTCTGCTGCAGTGCCTGGCCCAGTGCACAGAGGTCACCCCCTACCTGTTGGTCATGGAATTCTGTCCACTG GGGGATGTGAAGGGTTACCTTCGAAGCTGCAGATCTAACGAGGCGATCACCCCTGAGCCCCTGATCCTGCAGAGGATGGCCTGTGACATCACATCAGGACTGCtgcacatgcacaaacacagcTTCACTCACAG TGACCTGGCCCTGAGGAACTGCTTGCTGAGTGCTGACATTTCAGTGAAGATCGGAGATTATGGTCTGGCCCACACAAAGTATAAG GAGGATTTCTACGTGACCTCGGATCAGATGTATGTGCCACTGCGCTGGATCGCTCCTGAGCTAGTGGATGAGGTTCATGGAAACCTGCTGATAGGTGATCAGACCCAGCAGAGCAACATCTG GTCTCTTGGTGTGACTATCTGGGAGCTGTTTGAGCTGGGAAACCAGCCCTACAGACACTACTCTGACAGACAGGTCCTGACATATGCTGTAAGAGAGCAGCAACTGCGACTACCCAAGCCGCTGCTCAGAGTCCCCCTGGCTGAGCGCTG GTATGAAGTGATGCAATTCTGCTGGCTCAAACCTGACCAGAGACCCAATGCAGAGGAAGTGCACCTGTTGCTCAGCTATCTTTGTGCAAAAGGGGCCAGCGAGGCCGAAGAGGACTTCGAGAGGCGCTGGAACTCTTTGCGTCCTAATCCTGGATTCAGCAGCAACCAAACCACCTCGACGATGGCTAGAGACCAACCCCCATCAAGCTCCTCTTCTTTCCCTCTGCTAGAGCAGTTTGCATCTGGTGATGGATACCATTCAGAGTCTGGAGATGACATACTGACAGTCACAGAGACCAGCCACGGCCTGAACTTTGAGTACAAGTGGGAGCAAGCTGGAGCAGATGCATCCTATATAGCCCAAGAGTCCCCAAGTATGTGTGCTCACACCAACCGTCATTGTCCAGAAGTATTTTATCCACCAGGGGGCATTGTTGGAGGATGTCCTATGGAGAGCCTGAGTCATGGAGTTTCTCCTCCTTACTATCAACAAAAACACTTGCATCCACCCAGTGTGCTCCCTGTCCTCAGTGCCCATAGCCCCTCAGTAAGCAGTGAATATTATATCCGTATTGAGGAGCCCGTGGACTGTAACATGGATCCAGATTACAACATGTGCTCCTACAGCCCAGACTTTCAGGGCAGCAGTGGGAGCTTCCTGACTGGTAGTGCAGACTCTGGTGAATGCATGGCCTGCCcatcacaaacaaaaaacatgggtCCCTATTGGTCTGCGGaaatccacaaatctgacccGTATGACTCGAATGACTCGAGTCCAGCCATCTCCTTGACAATGGAGCCACTTTTAGGTCAAATTTCAGACAGCAGCCCCCTTCGACCATGGGAATCAAGTCATTATGTGTCCTATAAAGACAGAGACGGGGGCTACTACTATGAGCACTCCCCTCCTTTAGAAATAGATCCCTATCTGATTGGAAGTGAGCATTCTAGCGAGCATCATCAAGAAAGCTGGGGGTCTAGAAGCCTTCGTCAGGCTTTAGGAGAACTGGAGAACCCTCTTGGTATATCCCCTTCTGTAAACAGTCTACCTGAACAGGCTTACACTGAGTCTTACCTGGACACCAGTCAGACCTCCCTCTTAGGGAAGAACATGATGGGGGGTTACTATGACATGATGGGCTCTCTAAGGAAGACCATGCCCAGCCACACGAGGCACAATAGCCACTCTGTCAATATTAACATGAAGACCAGAGGAGCACTCTTCGTCGGACAAAGAGACAGCGAttcagaggaagaagaagaggacaTATTTATTGAGAGACACACTTGCAACACATGGCCTTCGAAACACCGGCACAGCAGTGCTGGCCATCACAGGCGGGCGAGCCACAGCTGCAGACAGGACTCCTACACCGACTTTAACTACACCATGCCAAGTACAGACATCGAAGACACTTGGCCGGACCAGCACAGCCTGGCTTTTCACTCTCTTCCCAAACCCATTGACTATCTAGAGCCACACCAGGCCAAAGATAACAGTGCTTGCCTTAGTCTGAGTAAACAGGACACCATTGTGCCCTCAGACAACTGCAATGCCTACATCTACCTGTGCCACGAAGGGGACACTCAGGTGCCACCATCTGGAGAGTGCTGCCACAACCATTTTGTTGACCCACTCACTGGTTTGTTAGTGAGAAACAACAACTACTGTTACAACTACAGTCACAGCAACTACATTACAGATAAGGCCACTGATATTCTCAGCAGTGAGGAGTTGATCAATCTATCACCGGCTCCTGGGGGTCCCATTGTTTCCAAACATGCTTTGATAAAGTCTGACGACTGTGACAGGCAGCATGGTAATGTTACATCTGATGAAACACCAATTAAGGAGAAGCAAGAGGAAGTTATCAAAGAAAATCTGATCATGCAGAAACCACCAGAGCCTAGAAAAGAAGAGGTAACTCTGATGATGACCAAAAGTACTCCTCCTCCTGACAACAGGCACGTGATGGTTTGCATTACAGATCCACAGTCAGAGCTGAGCCACACAGCTGACAGCGGTGTGGACCAAGGTGGCTCCACTGTAAGCCTCGCTGACATCCTCGACTGCAGCGACGAAGATGACGGCATAACAGACGTCACTTCAGGCATCTTTGCAGATGAGGGCAGTGATTTGACCGCATCTCCGGCTTTCAAATCTTTGCAGAAACAAGTAGGAACTCCTGATTCCACGGACTCAATGgatcttccatctgctgctggatCTTGTGAAGGACTCAGCCCTGCATCCTCCCTACCATCCAGCTCACCTAAAGCCATGGACAGTGGTTATGATACAGAGAATAATGAGAGTCCTGAGTTTGTCCCCAAAGAATCCCATGAAACCCGACCACAACCTCAGGCGAAGCTTACCCTGGATTccagtctggaggaagttgAGGAGAACCATGAGGAAGAGGATCAAGCAGCCCCATCAGAGGTTCAAGTATCGTTGGGTCAAGACTTGGTTTTGGAAAGCTTGCAGACAGAAGACCCCATTCTTTTACCACTGAGTAACAAGACTCCTTACAGAGACTCTGCCTACTTTTCAGATTGTGAGAATGAAAAGCAAAGTCGGGATGAGGAGAGGGAACTTCAGCTGAAAGAAGCGGATCATCACAGTGATGGTGAGAAACAGCACATGGAGAGAAAAACGACGGAGAAAAGGAAAAGTGCAGAGGAGGAAAAACTAAAAGATTTTGTGGTGAACAGAGGCCTAAAACTTGAAGTGTACCATGATCCAAAAGGCCAAACAAAATCTCCTCCTCCAGAGATATGCTTGACAGAGGAGCACTGCCAGGAAGAGGAACCTTTAGATTCAACCTTAATTGCCGAGGGGATACTTGATGAATGGCCATCCCATGAAGAGAGTTCAGCCTTGGGGGACTGGGCAGCTGAGGTGGTGGGGGCCATGGAGGAAGCTCTTGGTGCCCTTAAAGAAGACTGTACCTCCAGCTTTaaggaagagaaagaaatgaAGGACATAAAAGATTCTGTTGAGGCTTGCAAGATGGAGGAAACACCAATGAAAACAATTCACAAAAGGCCGTCAGGGATGTCTGGCGAAATCTTGCACATCTTACCCAAAGATGAGGTGGCGCTGCAGCACACAGCTAATAGCAGGCGGTTCTCTTCTTCCTCACcaatctctccatccatcccacAACCTCCACTTCCCGCAACAGAAGAGCAATCATTTCCCGCTGCCGGTGAGGAGGCCAACAAGGAGGACGCTGATACAGACAGCGACGAGTCAGATGAGGAGCTGCGAACCTACAGTGTGCAAGAGGAGAACGAAAGTGAGGAAGAGTGCCACCCTGTGCCCATAGTGTTGAGCGACAACAGCCAGGCTCACAAACTGCGAAGTCTCCTCAAGATGCCATCGCTGTCTGCAGGGGACCTGGAGGAGGATCACAAGAAGAAGACAGTGTCTTTCTTTGACGATGTTACCGTCTACCTGTTTGATCAG GAGAGTCCAACTAAAGAGCTGGTTGAGCATGGCGTCCCATTAGCATCAGTGGGTTCAAGCTCTGGAAGGAAATCCCAGGAAAGGCCTAATGTCTCCGATGGTTCTTCAGATGGAAACATCTCAGAAGAGA GTGCAGGGTTTGAGTGGGAGGACGACTTTCCCCTGCTACCTCTATCAATGTCCTCAACGGCAGCCgactctcctcctcctcgctcCGTCACCAAAGGTCCGGAGCCCAAACCAGTCCAATTGTCCCGCTTCACCGTCTCCCCATCCAACGTGTCCCGGTTCTCCATCACTCACATTTCTGACTCGGATATGGACTCTGTAGGAG GAAGCAGTGAAGATGGAGACAAGGAATAA